A single genomic interval of Streptomyces showdoensis harbors:
- the dnaN gene encoding DNA polymerase III subunit beta — translation MKIRVERDVLAEAVAWVARSLPARPPAPVLAGLLLKAEDGALSFSSFDYEVSARVSVEAEVEEDGTVLVSGRLLADICRALPNRPVEISTDGVRATVVCGSSRFTLHTLPVEEYPSLPEMPTATGTVPGEVFASAAAQVAIAAGRDDTLPVLTGVRIEIEGDTVTLASTDRYRFAVREFLWKPESPDASAVALVPAKTLLDTAKALTSGDTVTLALSGSGKGEGLIGFEGAGRRTTTRLLEGDLPKYRTLFPTEFNSVAVIETAPFVEAVKRVALVAERNTPVRLSFEQGVLILEAGSSDDAQAVERVDAQLDGDDISIAFNPTFLLDGLSAIDSPVAQLSFTTSTKPALLSGKPALDAEADEAYKYLIMPVRLSG, via the coding sequence GTGAAGATCCGGGTGGAGCGCGACGTACTTGCCGAGGCGGTGGCCTGGGTGGCCCGCAGCCTCCCGGCCCGTCCGCCGGCTCCCGTGCTCGCGGGCCTTCTGCTGAAGGCCGAGGACGGCGCGCTGAGCTTCTCCAGCTTCGACTACGAGGTCTCGGCCCGCGTCTCCGTCGAGGCCGAGGTCGAGGAGGACGGCACCGTCCTGGTCTCCGGCCGCCTGCTCGCCGACATCTGCCGCGCCCTCCCCAACCGTCCGGTGGAGATCTCCACAGACGGTGTACGGGCGACCGTGGTCTGCGGCTCCTCCCGCTTCACCCTCCACACCCTGCCTGTGGAGGAGTACCCGTCGCTGCCGGAGATGCCCACCGCCACCGGCACCGTCCCCGGTGAGGTCTTCGCCTCCGCCGCCGCCCAGGTGGCCATCGCCGCCGGCCGCGACGACACGCTGCCCGTGCTCACCGGTGTGCGCATCGAGATCGAGGGCGACACCGTCACCCTGGCCTCCACCGACCGCTACCGCTTCGCCGTCCGCGAGTTCCTGTGGAAGCCGGAGTCCCCGGACGCCTCCGCGGTCGCCCTGGTGCCCGCGAAGACCCTGCTGGACACCGCCAAGGCCCTGACCAGCGGTGACACGGTCACCCTGGCGCTCTCCGGCTCCGGCAAGGGCGAGGGCCTGATCGGCTTCGAGGGCGCCGGCCGCCGCACCACCACCCGGCTGCTCGAGGGCGACCTGCCGAAGTACCGGACGCTCTTCCCCACCGAGTTCAACTCGGTCGCGGTGATCGAGACCGCCCCCTTCGTCGAGGCCGTCAAGCGCGTGGCCCTGGTGGCCGAGCGCAACACCCCGGTCCGGCTCAGCTTCGAGCAGGGCGTGCTCATCCTGGAGGCCGGCTCCAGCGACGACGCACAGGCTGTGGAGCGGGTGGACGCGCAGCTGGACGGCGACGACATCTCGATCGCCTTCAACCCGACCTTCCTGCTGGACGGCCTGAGCGCGATCGACTCCCCGGTCGCCCAGCTCTCCTTCACGACCTCCACGAAGCCGGCGCTGCTGAGCGGCAAGCCGGCGCTCGACGCGGAGGCGGACGAGGCCTACAAGTACCTGATCATGCCGGTACGCCTGAGCGGCTGA
- the gyrA gene encoding DNA gyrase subunit A: MADENTPTGTTEDEPVLRIEPVGLETEMQRSYLDYAMSVIVSRALPDVRDGLKPVHRRVLYAMYDGGYRPEKGFYKCARVVGDVMGTYHPHGDSSIYDALVRLAQPWSMRMPLVDSNGNFGSPGNDPAAAMRYTECKLMPLAMEMLRDIDEETVDFQDNYDGRNQEPTVLPARFPNLLVNGSAGIAVGMATNIPPHNLREVAAGAQWALEHPDASHEELLDALIERIKGPDFPTGALVVGRKGIEEAYRTGRGSITMRAVVEVEEIQNRQCLVVTELPYQTNPDNLAQKIADLVKDGKIGGIADVRDETSSRTGQRLVIVLKRDAVAKVVLNNLYKHTDLQTNFGANMLALVDGVPRTLSIDAFIRHWVQHQIEVIVRRTKFRLRKAEERAHILRGLLKALDAIDEVIALIRRSETVEVARTGLMGLLQIDEIQANAILEMQLRRLAALERQKIVAEHDELQAKINEYNAILASPERQRAIVSEELAALVEKFGDDRRSKLVPFDGDMSIEDLIAEEDIVVTITRGGYVKRTKTEDYRSQKRGGKGVRGTKLKQDDIVDHFFVSTTHHWLLFFTNKGRVYRAKAYELPDAGRDARGQHVANLLAFQPDEQIAQILAIRDYEAAPYLVLATKAGLVKKTALKDYDSPRSGGVIAINLREQEGGGDDELIGAELVSAEDDLLLVSRKAQSIRFTATDDALRPMGRATSGVKGMSFREDDELLSMNVVRPGTFVFTATDGGYAKRTPVEEYRVQGRGGLGIKAAKIVEDRGSLVGALVVEETDEILAITLSGGVIRTRVNEVRETGRDTMGVQLINLGKRDAVVGIARNAEAGGEDEDVDAEVAEGADAVEAVEGTEPATGEHEE; encoded by the coding sequence ATGGCCGACGAAAACACCCCGACCGGCACCACCGAAGACGAACCCGTGCTGCGGATCGAGCCCGTCGGGCTCGAGACCGAGATGCAGCGCTCGTACCTCGACTACGCGATGTCCGTCATCGTGTCCCGCGCGCTGCCCGACGTCCGGGACGGCCTCAAGCCCGTGCACCGGCGCGTGCTGTACGCGATGTACGACGGCGGCTACCGGCCCGAGAAGGGCTTCTACAAGTGCGCCCGCGTCGTCGGCGACGTCATGGGTACGTACCACCCGCACGGCGACTCCTCGATCTACGACGCGCTCGTCCGCCTCGCCCAGCCCTGGTCGATGCGGATGCCGCTGGTCGACTCGAACGGCAACTTCGGCTCCCCGGGCAACGACCCGGCCGCCGCCATGCGCTACACCGAGTGCAAGCTGATGCCGCTGGCCATGGAGATGCTCCGGGACATCGACGAGGAGACCGTCGACTTCCAGGACAACTACGACGGCCGCAACCAGGAGCCGACGGTCCTGCCGGCCCGCTTCCCGAACCTGCTGGTCAACGGCAGCGCCGGCATCGCGGTCGGCATGGCCACCAACATCCCGCCGCACAACCTGCGCGAGGTCGCGGCCGGTGCCCAGTGGGCGCTGGAGCACCCCGACGCCAGCCACGAGGAGCTCCTCGACGCGCTGATCGAGCGGATCAAGGGCCCCGACTTCCCGACCGGCGCGCTCGTCGTCGGCCGCAAGGGCATCGAGGAGGCGTACCGCACCGGTCGCGGCTCCATCACGATGCGCGCGGTCGTCGAGGTCGAGGAGATCCAGAACCGCCAGTGCCTGGTGGTCACCGAGCTCCCGTACCAGACCAACCCGGACAACCTCGCGCAGAAGATCGCCGACCTGGTGAAGGACGGCAAGATCGGCGGCATCGCCGACGTCCGCGACGAGACCTCGTCCCGGACCGGCCAGCGCCTGGTGATCGTGCTCAAGCGCGACGCCGTCGCCAAGGTCGTGCTGAACAACCTCTACAAGCACACCGATCTGCAGACCAACTTCGGCGCGAACATGCTGGCGCTGGTGGACGGGGTGCCGCGCACCCTGTCGATCGACGCGTTCATCCGCCACTGGGTGCAGCACCAGATCGAGGTCATCGTCCGCCGGACGAAGTTCCGGCTGCGCAAGGCCGAGGAGCGCGCCCACATCCTGCGCGGCCTCCTCAAGGCGCTCGACGCGATCGACGAGGTCATCGCGCTCATCCGCCGCAGCGAGACCGTCGAGGTCGCGCGCACGGGCCTGATGGGCCTGCTCCAGATCGACGAGATCCAGGCCAACGCCATCCTCGAGATGCAGCTGCGCCGGCTCGCCGCCCTGGAGCGCCAGAAGATCGTCGCCGAGCACGACGAGCTCCAGGCGAAGATCAACGAGTACAACGCGATCCTGGCCTCCCCGGAGCGCCAGCGCGCGATCGTCAGCGAGGAGCTGGCCGCGCTCGTCGAGAAGTTCGGCGACGACCGCCGCTCCAAGCTGGTGCCCTTCGACGGCGACATGTCCATCGAGGACCTCATCGCCGAGGAGGACATCGTCGTCACGATCACCCGTGGCGGCTATGTGAAGCGCACCAAGACCGAGGACTACCGCTCGCAGAAGCGCGGCGGCAAGGGCGTGCGCGGCACGAAGCTGAAGCAGGACGACATCGTCGACCACTTCTTCGTCTCCACCACCCACCACTGGCTGCTCTTCTTCACCAACAAGGGCCGGGTCTACCGGGCCAAGGCGTACGAGCTGCCGGACGCCGGCCGGGACGCCCGCGGCCAGCACGTGGCCAACCTGCTGGCCTTCCAGCCGGACGAGCAGATCGCGCAGATCCTGGCGATCCGCGACTACGAGGCCGCGCCGTACCTGGTGCTCGCCACCAAGGCCGGTCTGGTCAAGAAGACGGCGCTGAAGGACTACGACTCGCCGCGTTCCGGCGGTGTCATCGCGATCAACCTGCGGGAGCAGGAGGGTGGCGGCGACGACGAGCTGATCGGTGCCGAGCTGGTCTCGGCGGAGGACGATCTGCTGCTGGTCTCGCGCAAGGCGCAGTCGATCCGCTTCACCGCCACCGACGACGCGCTGCGCCCGATGGGACGCGCGACGTCGGGTGTCAAGGGGATGAGTTTCCGCGAGGACGACGAGCTTCTCTCGATGAATGTCGTCCGGCCGGGTACTTTCGTCTTCACCGCGACCGACGGCGGCTACGCCAAGCGCACGCCGGTCGAGGAGTACCGCGTCCAGGGTCGCGGCGGCCTCGGCATCAAGGCCGCCAAGATCGTGGAGGACCGCGGCTCGCTCGTGGGCGCGCTGGTGGTCGAGGAGACCGACGAGATCCTCGCCATCACGCTGTCCGGCGGTGTGATTCGTACGCGAGTCAATGAAGTCAGGGAGACCGGCCGTGACACCATGGGCGTCCAGCTGATCAACCTGGGCAAGCGCGACGCCGTCGTCGGCATCGCGCGCAACGCCGAGGCCGGCGGCGAGGACGAGGACGTCGACGCCGAGGTGGCCGAGGGCGCCGATGCGGTCGAGGCGGTCGAGGGCACGGAGCCCGCGACCGGGGAGCACGAGGAGTAG
- the rpmH gene encoding 50S ribosomal protein L34, with amino-acid sequence MSKRTFQPNNRRRAKTHGFRLRMRTRAGRAILANRRAKGRAELSA; translated from the coding sequence GTGAGCAAGCGCACCTTCCAGCCGAACAACCGTCGTCGCGCGAAGACCCACGGCTTCCGCCTGCGCATGCGCACCCGCGCCGGCCGCGCCATCCTGGCGAACCGCCGTGCCAAGGGTCGCGCTGAGCTGTCCGCCTGA
- the gnd gene encoding phosphogluconate dehydrogenase (NAD(+)-dependent, decarboxylating) — translation MELGLVGLGKMGGNMRERIRRAGHTVVGYDRNPDLADVHSLQELVDGLQGPRVVWVMVPAGAATQSTIDELAELLSPGDIVVDGGNSRWTDDEKHAEELAAKGIGFVDCGVSGGVWGLENGYALMYGGDAEHVARVQPIFDALKPEGEFGSVHAGKVGAGHFAKMVHNGIEYAMMQAYAEGWELLEKVDSVTDVREVFRSWQEGTVIRSWLLDLAVNALDEDEHLDKLRGYASDSGEGRWTVEAAIDNAVPLPAITASLFARFASRQDDSPQMKMIAALRNQFGGHAVETKK, via the coding sequence ATGGAGCTCGGTCTCGTCGGTCTCGGCAAGATGGGCGGCAACATGCGTGAGCGCATCCGCCGCGCAGGCCACACCGTCGTCGGATACGACCGCAACCCTGACCTCGCCGATGTCCACAGCCTCCAGGAGCTTGTGGACGGCCTCCAGGGTCCGCGGGTCGTGTGGGTGATGGTCCCGGCCGGTGCCGCGACCCAGTCCACCATCGACGAGCTGGCCGAGCTGCTCTCCCCCGGCGACATCGTCGTGGACGGCGGCAACTCCCGCTGGACCGACGACGAGAAGCACGCCGAGGAGCTGGCGGCCAAGGGCATCGGCTTCGTCGACTGCGGTGTCTCCGGCGGCGTCTGGGGCCTGGAGAACGGCTACGCGCTGATGTACGGCGGCGACGCCGAGCACGTGGCCCGCGTCCAGCCGATCTTCGACGCGCTCAAGCCCGAGGGCGAGTTCGGCTCGGTGCACGCCGGCAAGGTCGGCGCCGGCCACTTCGCGAAGATGGTCCACAACGGCATCGAGTACGCGATGATGCAGGCCTACGCCGAGGGCTGGGAGCTCCTGGAGAAGGTCGACTCCGTCACCGACGTGCGCGAGGTCTTCCGCTCCTGGCAGGAGGGCACGGTCATCCGTTCCTGGCTGCTGGACCTCGCGGTCAACGCCCTCGACGAGGACGAGCACCTGGACAAGCTGCGCGGCTACGCGTCGGACTCCGGCGAGGGCCGGTGGACGGTCGAGGCCGCCATCGACAACGCCGTGCCGCTGCCGGCGATCACCGCCTCGCTGTTCGCGCGGTTCGCCTCCCGTCAGGACGACTCCCCGCAGATGAAGATGATCGCCGCGCTGCGCAACCAGTTCGGTGGCCACGCGGTCGAGACGAAGAAGTAA
- a CDS encoding DUF721 domain-containing protein, with protein sequence MTGANGESSPRTSSPQPVDKPAAPEPSGVDLARVALRAAKEQAKARGAAAQQKKQARRGGGLRSGARADGRDPMALGAAINRLITERGWETPAAVGGVMGRWPQIVGEDLAKHCVPLKYDEDPEVRVLTVQCDSTAWATQLRLLAPRLVARLNEDLGHGTVRMIKVLGPGGPRRGYGPLRAPGSTGPGDTYG encoded by the coding sequence ATGACGGGCGCGAACGGCGAATCCTCCCCGCGGACTTCTTCTCCCCAGCCTGTGGACAAGCCGGCGGCGCCCGAGCCCTCGGGTGTCGACCTCGCGCGGGTCGCGCTGCGCGCCGCCAAGGAGCAGGCGAAGGCGCGGGGCGCGGCGGCCCAGCAGAAGAAGCAGGCGCGGCGGGGCGGCGGGCTGCGCTCCGGCGCCCGCGCGGACGGGCGCGACCCGATGGCGCTCGGCGCCGCCATCAACCGGCTGATCACCGAGCGGGGCTGGGAGACGCCGGCCGCGGTCGGCGGGGTCATGGGCCGCTGGCCGCAGATCGTCGGCGAGGACCTGGCCAAGCACTGCGTACCGCTGAAGTACGACGAGGACCCCGAGGTGCGGGTGCTCACCGTGCAGTGCGACTCCACGGCCTGGGCCACGCAGCTGCGGCTGCTGGCGCCGCGGCTGGTGGCGCGGCTCAACGAGGACCTGGGGCACGGCACCGTGCGGATGATCAAGGTCCTGGGGCCGGGCGGGCCGCGGCGGGGGTACGGACCGCTGCGGGCGCCGGGGTCGACCGGGCCCGGCGACACCTACGGGTAG
- the recF gene encoding DNA replication/repair protein RecF (All proteins in this family for which functions are known are DNA-binding proteins that assist the filamentation of RecA onto DNA for the initiation of recombination or recombinational repair.) — MHVTHLSLADFRSYARVEVPLDPGVTAFVGANGQGKTNLVEAVGYLATLGSHRVASDAPLVRMGAERAVIRAAVTQGERSQLVELELNPGRANRARINRSSQVRPRDVLGIVRTVLFAPEDLALIKGDPGERRRFLDELITARAPRMAGVRSDYERVLKQRNTLLKSAAMARRHGGRFMDLSTLDVWDQHLARAGAELLAQRLDLIGVLRPLADKAYEQLAPGGGPVHLEYKPSAPGSGHTREELYEQLTAALAEVRKQEIERGVTLVGPHRDELLLKLGDLPAKGYASHGESWSYALALRLASYDLLRAEGNEPVLVLDDVFAELDARRRERLAELVAPGEQVLVTAAVDDDVPGVLAGTRYAVSGGTVERV; from the coding sequence ATGCACGTCACGCATCTGTCGCTGGCCGACTTCCGCTCGTACGCCCGGGTCGAGGTCCCGCTCGACCCGGGCGTCACCGCGTTCGTGGGGGCGAACGGGCAGGGCAAGACCAATCTCGTCGAGGCGGTCGGCTATCTCGCCACCCTCGGCAGCCACCGCGTCGCCTCCGACGCCCCGCTCGTGCGGATGGGCGCCGAGCGGGCGGTCATCCGGGCCGCCGTCACCCAGGGCGAGCGCTCCCAGCTGGTCGAGCTCGAACTCAACCCGGGCCGCGCGAACCGGGCCCGGATCAACCGGTCCTCGCAGGTCAGGCCCCGTGACGTCCTGGGGATCGTGCGGACGGTGCTGTTCGCGCCGGAGGACCTGGCGCTGATCAAGGGCGACCCGGGCGAGCGCCGGCGCTTCCTCGACGAGCTGATCACGGCGCGCGCGCCGCGCATGGCGGGCGTGCGCTCGGACTACGAGCGGGTGCTCAAGCAGCGCAACACGCTCCTGAAGTCCGCCGCCATGGCCCGCCGGCACGGCGGCCGGTTCATGGACCTGTCCACGCTCGACGTCTGGGACCAGCACCTGGCCCGCGCGGGCGCCGAGCTGCTCGCCCAGCGGCTCGACCTCATCGGGGTGCTGCGCCCGCTCGCCGACAAGGCGTACGAGCAGCTGGCCCCCGGCGGCGGCCCCGTACACCTGGAGTACAAGCCGTCCGCGCCCGGCTCCGGGCACACCCGCGAGGAGCTGTACGAGCAGCTGACCGCCGCGCTCGCCGAGGTCCGCAAGCAGGAGATCGAGCGGGGCGTCACGCTGGTCGGGCCGCACCGCGACGAGCTCCTGCTCAAGCTGGGCGACCTGCCGGCCAAGGGGTACGCGAGCCACGGCGAGTCCTGGTCGTACGCGCTGGCGCTGCGGCTCGCCTCGTACGACCTGCTGCGTGCCGAGGGCAACGAGCCGGTCCTCGTCCTCGACGACGTCTTCGCCGAACTCGACGCGCGCCGGCGCGAACGGCTCGCGGAGCTGGTGGCGCCCGGCGAGCAGGTGCTGGTGACGGCCGCCGTGGACGACGACGTGCCGGGCGTGCTCGCGGGAACGCGGTACGCGGTCTCCGGCGGGACAGTGGAACGGGTGTGA
- the gyrB gene encoding DNA topoisomerase (ATP-hydrolyzing) subunit B, whose protein sequence is MLCQKGRFVADSGNPNENNQYTASNIQVLEGLDAVRKRPGMYIGSTGERGLHHMVQEVVDNSVDEALAGHADTIDVTILADGGVRVVDNGRGIPVGIVESEGKPAVEVVLTVLHAGGKFGGGGYAVSGGLHGVGVSVVNALSTKVAVEIKTDGHRWTQDYKMGAPTAPLAQHEATDETGTSVTFWSDPDIFETVEYSFETLSRRFQEMAFLNKGLTITLTDERESAKATVGADDPDAEAGAEPAARTVKYHYEGGIVDFVKYLNSRKGELVHPTVIDVEAEDKERLLSVEIAMQWNSSYSEGVYSFANTIHTHEGGTHEEGFRAALTTLVNKYAREKKLLREKDDNLTGDDIREGLTAIISVKIGEPQFEGQTKTKLGNTEAKTFVQKVVFEHLTDWFDRNPNEAADIIRKGIQAATARVAARKARDLTRRKGLLESASLPGKLSDCQSNDPTKCEIFIVEGDSAGGSAKSGRNPMYQAILPIRGKILNVEKARVDKILQNTEVQALISAFGTGVHEDFDIEKLRYHKIILMADADVDGQHINTLLLTFLFRFMRPLVEAGHVYLSRPPLYKIKWGRDDFEYAYSDRERDALVELGKQNGKRIKEDSIQRFKGLGEMNAEELRVTTMDVEHRVLGQVTLDDAAQADDLFSVLMGEDVEARRSFIQRNAKDVRFLDI, encoded by the coding sequence GTGCTGTGCCAGAAAGGGCGCTTCGTGGCCGATTCCGGCAACCCCAACGAGAACAACCAGTACACCGCCAGCAACATCCAGGTACTCGAGGGTCTGGATGCGGTGCGCAAGCGCCCCGGCATGTACATCGGCTCGACCGGAGAGCGCGGCCTGCACCACATGGTGCAGGAGGTCGTCGACAACTCGGTCGACGAAGCCCTGGCCGGTCACGCGGACACCATCGACGTGACGATCCTGGCCGACGGCGGCGTGCGCGTCGTCGACAACGGCCGCGGCATCCCCGTCGGCATCGTCGAGTCCGAGGGCAAGCCGGCCGTCGAGGTCGTGCTGACCGTCCTCCACGCGGGCGGCAAGTTCGGCGGCGGCGGCTACGCGGTCTCCGGCGGTCTGCACGGCGTCGGCGTCTCCGTCGTCAACGCCCTCTCCACCAAGGTCGCGGTGGAGATCAAGACCGACGGCCACCGCTGGACGCAGGACTACAAGATGGGCGCCCCGACCGCGCCCCTCGCGCAGCACGAGGCGACCGACGAGACCGGCACCTCGGTCACGTTCTGGTCCGACCCGGACATCTTCGAGACGGTCGAGTACTCCTTCGAGACGCTCTCGCGGCGCTTCCAGGAGATGGCCTTCCTCAACAAGGGCCTGACGATCACGCTCACCGACGAGCGCGAGTCCGCCAAGGCCACCGTCGGCGCCGACGACCCGGACGCCGAGGCCGGTGCCGAGCCCGCCGCGCGCACGGTGAAGTACCACTACGAGGGCGGCATCGTCGACTTCGTGAAGTACCTCAACTCGCGCAAGGGCGAGCTGGTCCACCCCACGGTCATCGACGTCGAGGCCGAGGACAAGGAGCGCCTGCTCTCGGTCGAGATCGCGATGCAGTGGAACTCCTCGTACTCCGAGGGCGTGTACTCCTTCGCGAACACGATCCACACCCACGAGGGCGGTACCCACGAGGAGGGCTTCCGCGCCGCGCTGACGACCCTCGTCAACAAGTACGCGCGCGAGAAGAAGCTGCTCCGCGAGAAGGACGACAACCTCACGGGCGACGACATCCGCGAGGGTCTGACCGCGATCATCTCGGTCAAGATCGGCGAGCCGCAGTTCGAGGGCCAGACCAAGACCAAGCTGGGCAACACCGAGGCGAAGACCTTCGTCCAGAAGGTCGTCTTCGAGCACCTCACGGACTGGTTCGACCGCAACCCCAACGAGGCCGCGGACATCATCCGCAAGGGCATCCAGGCCGCCACCGCGCGCGTGGCCGCGCGCAAGGCGCGCGACCTGACCCGCCGCAAGGGCCTGCTGGAGTCCGCCTCGCTGCCGGGCAAGCTGTCCGACTGCCAGTCGAACGACCCCACCAAGTGCGAGATCTTCATCGTCGAGGGTGACTCCGCCGGCGGCTCGGCCAAGTCCGGCCGCAACCCGATGTACCAGGCCATCCTGCCGATCCGCGGCAAGATCCTGAACGTCGAGAAGGCCCGCGTCGACAAGATCCTGCAGAACACCGAGGTCCAGGCGCTGATCTCCGCCTTCGGCACCGGTGTGCACGAGGACTTCGACATCGAGAAGCTCCGCTATCACAAGATCATCCTGATGGCGGACGCCGACGTCGACGGTCAGCACATCAACACCCTGCTGCTGACCTTCCTCTTCCGCTTCATGCGCCCGCTGGTCGAGGCCGGTCACGTCTACCTCTCCCGCCCGCCGCTCTACAAGATCAAGTGGGGCCGGGACGACTTCGAGTACGCGTACTCGGACCGCGAGCGCGACGCGCTGGTCGAGCTGGGCAAGCAGAACGGCAAGCGGATCAAGGAAGACTCGATCCAGCGCTTCAAGGGTCTCGGCGAGATGAACGCCGAGGAGCTGCGCGTCACCACCATGGACGTCGAGCACCGCGTGCTCGGCCAGGTCACCCTGGACGACGCCGCCCAGGCCGACGACCTGTTCTCGGTGCTGATGGGCGAGGACGTCGAGGCGCGGCGCTCGTTCATCCAGCGCAACGCCAAGGACGTTCGCTTCCTCGACATCTGA
- the dnaA gene encoding chromosomal replication initiator protein DnaA: MADVPADLAAVWPRVLEQLLGEGQQGIEGKDRQWIERCQPLALVADTALLAVPNEYGKQVLEGRLAPLISEALSHACGRPIRIAITVDDSVGEPTPPAPPVRQAPQPQPPQRYDERPSAEPYGKYEKYEKYDEYGRPLPDDGLPTARPAYPEYQQQRPEPGSWPRAQEDLSWQQQRLGGFQERDPYATARPQQPQPRYDERPPAYEQPQRPERGELPEPQRPGGGPGGRPVPGPMGTGPTGGGPGMGGPSGPGAGSGAPGEQHARLNPKYLFDTFVIGSSNRFAHAAAVAVAEAPAKAYNPLFIYGESGLGKTHLLHAIGHYARSLYPGTRVRYVSSEEFTNEFINSIRDGKGDAFRKRYRDVDILLVDDIQFLASKESTQEEFFHTFNTLHNANKQIVLSSDRPPKQLVTLEDRLRNRFEWGLTTDVQPPELETRIAILRKKAVQEQLNAPPEVLEFIASRISRNIRELEGALIRVTAFASLNRQPVDLGLTEIVLKDLIPGGEDSAPEITAGAIMAATADYFGLTVEDLCGSSRSRVLVTARQIAMYLCRELTDLSLPKIGAQFGGRDHTTVMHADRKIRALMAERRSIYNQVTELTNRIKNG; the protein is encoded by the coding sequence GTGGCTGACGTACCTGCCGATCTTGCCGCAGTGTGGCCGCGCGTGCTGGAACAGCTTCTCGGCGAAGGCCAGCAGGGCATCGAGGGCAAGGACCGGCAGTGGATCGAGCGCTGCCAGCCGCTCGCGCTGGTGGCCGACACCGCCCTGCTCGCGGTCCCCAACGAGTACGGCAAGCAGGTCCTCGAGGGCCGGCTCGCCCCGCTGATCAGCGAGGCCCTCAGCCACGCCTGCGGACGTCCGATCCGGATCGCGATCACCGTCGACGACTCGGTCGGCGAGCCGACCCCGCCCGCGCCGCCCGTCCGGCAGGCGCCGCAGCCCCAGCCGCCGCAGCGCTACGACGAGCGCCCGTCGGCGGAGCCGTACGGAAAGTACGAGAAGTACGAGAAGTACGACGAGTACGGGCGCCCGCTGCCGGACGACGGTCTGCCGACCGCCCGGCCCGCCTACCCCGAGTACCAGCAGCAGCGTCCGGAGCCCGGCTCCTGGCCGCGCGCCCAGGAGGACCTGTCCTGGCAGCAGCAGCGGCTCGGCGGCTTCCAGGAGCGCGACCCGTACGCGACGGCCCGCCCCCAGCAGCCGCAGCCGCGGTACGACGAGCGGCCCCCGGCGTACGAGCAGCCGCAGCGGCCCGAGCGCGGCGAGCTGCCGGAGCCGCAGCGGCCGGGCGGCGGCCCCGGCGGGCGCCCCGTCCCCGGCCCGATGGGCACCGGTCCCACCGGCGGCGGCCCCGGCATGGGCGGTCCCTCCGGGCCGGGTGCCGGTTCCGGCGCGCCCGGCGAGCAGCACGCGCGGCTGAACCCCAAGTACCTGTTCGACACCTTCGTCATCGGTTCCTCGAACCGCTTCGCCCACGCCGCCGCCGTCGCGGTGGCCGAGGCGCCGGCGAAGGCGTACAACCCCCTCTTCATCTACGGGGAGTCGGGGCTCGGCAAGACCCATCTGCTGCACGCGATCGGTCACTACGCCCGCAGCCTCTACCCGGGCACGCGGGTGCGGTACGTGAGCTCGGAGGAGTTCACCAACGAGTTCATCAACTCGATCCGCGACGGCAAGGGCGACGCCTTCCGCAAGCGCTACCGCGATGTGGACATCCTGCTGGTCGACGACATCCAGTTCCTCGCGAGCAAGGAGTCGACGCAGGAGGAGTTCTTCCACACGTTCAACACGCTCCACAACGCCAACAAGCAGATCGTGCTCTCCTCGGACCGGCCGCCCAAGCAGCTGGTGACCCTGGAGGACCGGCTCCGCAACCGCTTCGAGTGGGGCCTGACCACCGACGTGCAGCCGCCGGAGCTGGAGACGCGCATCGCGATCCTGCGCAAGAAGGCGGTCCAGGAGCAGCTGAACGCCCCGCCGGAGGTGCTGGAGTTCATCGCCTCGCGGATCTCGCGGAACATCCGCGAGCTGGAGGGCGCGCTGATCCGGGTGACGGCCTTCGCGAGCCTCAACCGGCAGCCGGTGGACCTCGGTCTGACCGAGATCGTCCTCAAGGACCTGATCCCGGGCGGCGAGGACTCGGCGCCGGAGATCACCGCCGGCGCGATCATGGCGGCCACGGCGGACTACTTCGGGCTGACCGTGGAGGACCTGTGCGGCTCCTCCCGCAGCCGGGTGCTGGTCACGGCCCGACAGATCGCCATGTACCTGTGCCGGGAGCTCACGGACCTGTCGCTGCCGAAGATCGGCGCGCAGTTCGGCGGCCGTGACCACACCACGGTCATGCACGCCGACCGCAAGATCCGCGCCCTGATGGCGGAGCGCCGCTCCATCTACAACCAGGTCACCGAGCTGACCAACCGCATCAAGAACGGCTGA